From Schistocerca americana isolate TAMUIC-IGC-003095 chromosome 9, iqSchAmer2.1, whole genome shotgun sequence, the proteins below share one genomic window:
- the LOC124551155 gene encoding mucin-5AC: MKVNQTPDDQLPLMFGSSGTRFGSKSRPTMISAKYRLKEERRKVLKISIGKLKKIEDPESSLRRSVLINNTVKRLQKEAREEKMMKQQVLYNTTSSCFLDDPDPVTASVPTATTTTTPTLTEASVVSPLTTGVVDPLVTPASPAVVGTVTTVPSPSGVDPSSASITSVGSVSGTSATAPTDSRKRPLLEDDCCDVLSQFYMPPTPRMLTSIDDEDEDDDVVVNVVDVEPQSADPAATATGTSAAPTGDPTSSPATSPVDSRELCSPAPAKRPKFEVAIEVPDPATAELERRLFSCGGDDLRNSTCCWSATTGIPRVPAPHADDLRLRFADSSRSASSGNCTESSTAEQQQQQQQQQPQQYSCGHASIFGEIQSVVFHSLIASLES, translated from the exons ATGAAA GTGAACCAGACTCCCGACGACCAGCTGCCGCTCATGTTCGGCAGCAGTGGAACGCGCTTCGGCTCCAAGTCGCGGCCGACCATGATCTCCGCCAAGTACCGGCTCAAGGAGGAGCGCCGTAAGGTGCTCAAGATATCTATCGGCAAGCTCAAGAAGATAGAGGACCCCGAGAGCTCGCTGAGGCGTTCTGTGCTCATCAACAACACAGTCAAGCGGTTACAGAAGGAGGCGCGCGAGGAGAAGATGATGAAGCAGCAG GTGCTGTACAACACTACCAGTAGCTGTTTCCTGGACGATCCAGATCCAGTCACGGCTTCAGTGCCGACAGCAACTACTACGACAACTCCCACGCTGACGGAAGCTTCTGTCGTGTCACCTCTGACGACCGGTGTCGTGGACCCACTGGTAACCCCAGCTTCCCCCGCAGTAGTCGGCACTGTGACTACCGTACCGTCCCCGAGCGGTGTCGATCCGTCTTCGGCCTCGATCACTTCCGTCGGCAGCGTATCCGGTACCTCGGCAACGGCGCCAACTGACAGCCGGAAGAGGCCACTCCTGGAGGACGACTGCTGTGACGTACTCAGCCAGTTCTACATGCCACCCACACCACGCATGCTCACCTCTATCGACGACGAGGACGAAGACGACGACGTCGTGGTCAACGTGGTGGACGTCGAGCCGCAGTCGGCGGACCCCGCGGCTACGGCTACCGGGACGTCAGCCGCACCTACCGGTGACCCCACTTCGAGCCCCGCCACCTCTCCGGTCGACTCCCGGGAGCTGTGCAGTCCCGCACCGGCAAAGAGGCCCAAGTTCGAGGTGGCCATCGAGGTGCCGGACCCGGCCACTGCGGAACTGGAAAGGCGACTCTTTTCGTGCGGGGGTGACGACTTGCGGAACAGCACGTGCTGCTGGTCCGCGACCACCGGCATCCCCAGGGTACCCGCGCCGCACGCCGACGATCTGCGGCTCAGGTTTGCCGACAGCTCCAGGTCCGCGTCCTCTGGCAACTGCACCGAGTCCTCGACAGcagaacagcagcaacagcaacagcagcagcaaccgcAGCAGTACTCTTGTGGGCACGCGTCCATTTTCGGAGAGATCCAGTCTGTCGTCTTCCACAGCTTGATCGCCTCACTCGAGTCATAA